One Ilumatobacter coccineus YM16-304 genomic window, GCCGACCGCCTACTCGCCGAAGTGGGTCGACTGACCGACGGCGCCCGGCCTGGTTAGCGTCGTGCCCATGAAACACCTCTCTGTGGTCGTCGCCATGGCGATCGTCGTCGCGTCGTGCAGCGGTTCCGACTCGGCCTCGCCCGACGTGGCGAACTCCGACGAGTCGGTCTCCGACACCGTGACGGTCTCCGACACCGCGCCGGTCTCCGGCTCCGTGCCGACCGAGACGGACGGCGACGCGTCGGCGCTCGACTGGGGGCCGTGCGACACACCCAACCCGCTGGTCGAGACCGAGTGCGCCACGCTCGTCGTGCCACTCGACCACGCCGACCCCGACGGGGAGCAGATCGAGATCGCCGTGTCGCGCGCCGACACGGCCGGCGATGCCGAGCAGATCGGTTCGATCGTGTTCAACCCGGGCGGTCCCGGCGGCTCGGGCGTCGACTTCTTGCTGCAGGCGGCAGCGATCATGCCGACCGAGGTGTCGTCGGCGTTCGACCTGGTCGGCTTCGACCCGCGAGGTGTGGGGGCGAGCACGGCGGTCGAGTGCGACGTCGAGGTCGACGACAGCGTGGTGCTGATCGCCGAGGTAGACATGGCGGCCGTCGACGAGCTGTTCGCGACGCAAGCTGCCGACCTCGCGAGCTGCACCGAGCAGACCATGGCACTCGCCCCGCACCTCGGCACGCTCAACGCAGCCCGCGACCTCGACCTCCTGCGCGCTGCGCTCGGCGACGACGGACTCACCTACGTCGGGTACTCGTACGGCACTCGCCTCGGCGCGGTGTACGCCGAACTGTTCCCCGACAACGTCCGGGCGCTCGTGCTCGACGCCGCGGTCAAACCGTCCACCGATCCGCAGGAGCTGGCACTCGGTCAGGCCGCCGGGTTCGACCAGGCGCTGCGCAACTTCGCCGCGGCCTGCGACGCCGACACCGACTGCCTGCTGCACGACGTCGGCCCGACCCTCGAGGTGCTCGACGGCCTGCGCTCCGAGATCGCCGAGGTCGGCTCGTTCCCGGTCGACGATCCCGATCGGATGCTCACCGCCGGCGAGTTCGACCTCGCCGTCATCGCGTCGCTGTACAGCAAAGACACGTGGCCGTTCCTCGCGCAGGGACTGTTCACCGCCGAGGCCGAACAGGACGGCACCATCCTGCAGGTACTCGCCGACGCCTACTCGGGTCGGCGACCCGACGGCACCTACGACAACTCGCAGGTGGCGAACACGTTCATCAACTGTGCCGACGACGCCGACCGGATCGATCGGGACGCGATCGTGGCCGGGGCCGCCGAGGTCGCCGCGCAGTCGGAGTTCTTCGCCGATGCGCTTCGTGCGTCGACGGGATGTCTCGGATTCCCCGAGTCGGCCGAGCCGCTCGCGCTCGGGTCGGCCGACGGTGCCGCACCGATCCTGGTGATCGGCAACACGGGTGACCCGGCGACGCCGTACGAGTGGTCGGTCGAGTTGGCCGAGGTGCTGTCGTCGGCCACGTTGTACACGGTCGAGGCCGAGGGCCACACGGCCTAC contains:
- a CDS encoding alpha/beta hydrolase translates to MKHLSVVVAMAIVVASCSGSDSASPDVANSDESVSDTVTVSDTAPVSGSVPTETDGDASALDWGPCDTPNPLVETECATLVVPLDHADPDGEQIEIAVSRADTAGDAEQIGSIVFNPGGPGGSGVDFLLQAAAIMPTEVSSAFDLVGFDPRGVGASTAVECDVEVDDSVVLIAEVDMAAVDELFATQAADLASCTEQTMALAPHLGTLNAARDLDLLRAALGDDGLTYVGYSYGTRLGAVYAELFPDNVRALVLDAAVKPSTDPQELALGQAAGFDQALRNFAAACDADTDCLLHDVGPTLEVLDGLRSEIAEVGSFPVDDPDRMLTAGEFDLAVIASLYSKDTWPFLAQGLFTAEAEQDGTILQVLADAYSGRRPDGTYDNSQVANTFINCADDADRIDRDAIVAGAAEVAAQSEFFADALRASTGCLGFPESAEPLALGSADGAAPILVIGNTGDPATPYEWSVELAEVLSSATLYTVEAEGHTAYGTIECVEADVTAYLVDLVVPDDGSSCSDNADADFFVPMAESEVGLVISLFDCLRDNGADVPEISTADVLADPAGELLAESLDPTDPAFAAAALACTDVLLELQGSL